The genomic region GGATTCAAAAACTTCCAATAATATTTAACATTACAACTATTACTGTGTGCAACTCACATAGCCATTCTTAGAGAATGGGTCACTGAGGTACGGGAATAAGGTCACTATTCCTTTGGCATACATTTCTTTCACCTGTCTGGGTGGAGATGTACTGCAAAATTGAAGAAGAAAGGATTGTGCAGTCATATTCACTTAGATTCAGATTTAGATTTACAGATTGAGAACACAAGGACTATTAACAAATTACCCATTCATTTCTGTCATGTCAGCTGCCAGCATGTTCACCATTTTGCGTCTTGTTTCATCCGTCAAGGACTTGGTTCGGTTGTATTCATTTATTATACGTTCCCCACCGGTTTTGTTGGTAAGAGCTGATTCCACCAACTTAAAACAAAATGCATAACAATTCTGCATGTTATGTCCACTGCAAATAAACTGGAAATAAACTAATATGATGTCAGAGGATGTCCCGATCCAATCTCAAAGATTGCAAGTGCTACAAAAATCCAATGAAAAAGCCAATAATGGTAAGAAACTCCCTCCAGACAGCGACAATAACTTGAATGTACTCGAAGTGTGCACTGTattatcaataaataaataaaagtatctGATCAGGACTCAATATCAGCAGATACTTTTTTTAATCGGATAGGGCGCTTAAAAAAACTTGATCGGGACATCCCTAATCAGGACTTCAAAAATGTTTTGAAACCATGTAATTTACAATGTATATTAATGTAATTTTAATTCTCTGAGAACAGATTCAAGAACAGAATTTAAAATGTCAGAATTGTCTTACTTGCTTGGCTTCTGTATCCAGCCTCTGGCGTTTTCTGGAGGGGCTATCTGAAATAATGACTGTATCCTCAGAGTCCAAGGTATCAAGGGATGATGGTTGGGATTGCTCAGAAGAGGCCACCATGGAGACAGATTCTAACCATGATTTTTAGAAGAAAAAGAATTATATATAGTTCCCTCATAATCTAAGACACTTATTTAATAGACACCATGAACTTCATAAAACAAAGAAATAACGTATTCATTAATTAGTCTAATTAACTGAAACAAACCTGAGTCATATTTGATGGTTAGCACCCCAGTTGAGGGATCCTTTATAATATCCTCAAAAACATCATCATCCAATTCAGTCCCTGAACTGTCAACAATTTTCACACCTTCTGTTACAGCTGGGACACCAAACTTTGCAAATGCTAGAAAAAACAGGGATAAAAGCTTGTGTAAACAAAAGTAAATCattatttatataataatttcactgtGTACACCTACCTTACCCTATAAAATAGGTTTTAAACAAAcactattaagtgattaaaatgttttttttttgtagcaTCATAACTATACCTTAAGCAATGCATCCACAATTAAAGTGTAGTTACCAAGGGCAAAACAGAAGAAATTTAGACGTACAAAAATGGACCAGTTCCAAAAACCTGAGAACTTAACATGTCCCATCATTTTAGGAATATTCCAGTATATCAATTTTAAACAGCTAAATTCAGACAGTTATTACTAACATTGTCAAATTCTTACCTGCAATCAAAAAGTCTTTCAGATTTGGCTCAGTTATTCTGACAAATTTTTGGACATCTCCAAGTTTAGCTTTAAGCAGCATGCTCCCTGCAAATAGTATCAGTACAATTTCTCACAGTTAAAAAAGTTGATGGTCTTATTTTAGCAGTATTTCCTCAAATATAAGAAAAAATATTGTTTCAAGCCACCAAAGTGCTGAGAAATGATCAGCACTTTTGCAGAAATGGCCAGTTAAATTGAAGTTACTGtcaaacacattaaaaaggaTAACGTCTGATTTTCATCCTTGTAACATTAATGTTACCGCCTTGCCCGCACAATTACTGCAATTGTTGGGTCTTGGTATATTATAGAGTGTGGTCTAGACCTACTCTGTCTGTAAAGTGTCTTGAGATAACTCTTGTTATGATTTGACAATATAAATAACATTGAATTGAATAATGTTAGCTAAACGTTACACCATAAGTGTGTGCTAAGATAGTGCTTAAGTATTTTAACAGTACTGCTGCTGCTTTGAAACCCGAAAGTCATTTTGTATAATATCCAGGAAAAAAATAAAGGCACACCGCTTAAGCAGTGTCCAAGGTTAATGTCTACCCGCCGTTAACATAATAAATCCATGCCACCCGCACATAGTTAGCCAGTCAAGCTAAcgtagctaactgtagctagtttAGCCAACTCCCCTTAGTCTTTGCTATGTTCCTGTAATATCTGAACGTTAACAAGAAGTACACAATCCCCCCTCCACGTTGTATTAACATAACTTACAATAAATCGGGCTGACATTGTCTAGTTTGAACGTTATGTTCGTCAGTTAATGTTAATTAACGTTAGCTTAATACTGCTGGCACATGGACTGGACAGAAGTCAGTCACAACATGTTAacgttagcctttttaaaattataCATTTTAAGACCTAAAACCAACTAGAGTGCACTGTTAGCAACGATATAAAGTAATTCTTAAATGCTGCTTCTGTTAAAATGACAAATAATGTGTGTATAGTCGCTTAGGAGAAACTTACCGCAGTCATTCCACATGAAGAAAATGGCGCCGTGAAAATGTGTGGTCCGTTTGAGACGAGTCGTAGGTGGGCGGAGCTTTCAGAGTACGTCTGACACTGCGTCTTTTAACAACGTACTTTTTCACCAACACTGGGCGGTATCTTACTCCAACTGTTGTAGTAATAACTCTGTAAGAGTCAATGTACTTTGACACTGCATATTTAACACTATGGAATTTACTGtgtatttttattaaaaaaaaaaaattcatactggtcccccgtggaaatcgaacccacaaccctggcgttgcaaacaccatgctctatcaactgagctacatccctgccggccattccctcccctaccctggacaacgctaggccaattgtgcgctgcccattattgtggtcctctgtagctcagctggtagagtacggcgcttgtaacgccaaggtagtgggttcgatccccgggaccacccatacaccaaaaaaatgtatgcacgcatgactgtaagtcgctttggataaaagcgtctgctaaatggcatattattataccaGATCATCCTATACTTATGATAACCACTGTTTGTCTACTTGTAGTAACAGTTGCATgcattcatggatgccaagggaagccaggcttccccaaaaaaattATCAAGAAAAAACTACAAAATAATTTTATTATTTAGTCTCTCTGTGTCTAAtacatttccttcaattcgcaagaggctgaatgtgtCTCAGCGGAGAAAGCATCagagtgagcgaaacagcgcccctctgtctctgtatgtgtagcccatctatctgatgctgtctggtcaaaaagagtatgacattgttgccgcccgtagcaatTAATGCAAGGGAAGCAAgggagcatttggcctcccttcataaaaagaaaataataataataatagccaatcagcgttgagctaaactgagtgagctcaactgtgaatggtcctggcgcaccaaaaaaaagtgtcaagggaggccagtttggattttggcttcagaccaatcacatcacatcagaagccaaacgtcattattgacagaaaaaaacttgaattgttgcatctccttgtgttgttgtcctcctgtgtctatctagctagctaaaattggccctttcctaaattagccatggatggagatagggatttggacttgttgtTTTACTTAATTAtttgtactggccaatgattctgatccaaccataaattcatacagtgccttgcaaaagtattcatcccccttggcgtttttcctattttgttgcattacaacctgtaatttaaatggatttttatttggatttcatgtaaaggaaatacacaaaatagtccaaattggtgaagtgaaatgaaaaaaaaaatgtgtttcaaaaaattatacaaaataaataacggaaaagtggtgcgtgcatatgtattcaccccctttgctatgaagcccctaaataagatctggtgcaaccaattaccttcagaagtcacataattagttaaataaaatccacctgtgtgcaatctaagtgtcacatgatctcagtatatatacacctgttctgaaaggccccagagtctgcaacaccactaagcaaggggcaccaccaagcaagcggcactatgaagaccaaggagctctccaaacaggtcagggacaaagttgtggagaagtacagatcagggttgggttataaaaaaatatcagaaactttgaacatcccacggagcaccattaaatccattattaaaacatggaaagaatatggcaccacaacaaacctgccaagagagggccgcccaccaaaactcacggaccaggcaaggagggcattaatcagagaggcaacaaagagaccaaagataaccctgaaggagctacaaagctccacagcggagattggagtatctgtccataggaccacttttagccgtacactccacagagctggactttacagaagagtggccagaaaaaagccattgcgtaaagaaaaaaataagcaaacacgtttggtggaatgatggatggcgctaaatacagggaaattcttgagggaaacctgtttcagtcttccagagatttgagactgggacggaggttcaccttccagcaggacaatgaccctaagcatactgctaaagcaacactcgagtggtttaaggggaaacattgaaatgtcttggaatggcctagttaaagcccagacctcaatccaattgagaatctgtggtatgactttaagattgctgtacaccagcggaacccatccaacttgaaggagctggagcagttttgccatgaagaatgggcaaaagtcccagtggctagatgtgccaagcttatagagacataccccaagagaattgcagctgtaattgctggaaaaggtggctctacaaagtattgacttccgtttttttgtcttatttcttgtttgtttcacaacaaaaaatattttgcatcttcaaagtggtaggcatgttgtgtaaatcaaatgatacaaaccccccaaaaatccattttaattccaggttgtaaggcaacaaaatagaaaaaatgccaagtgggttgaatactttcgcaagcgaCCAAagattgtgcccctggcctgaaaggatggaagttcaacatgtatcTAGatgtagtatgtagtatgctggctaatcattgcccatgaaaggaagtcaGGCTAGCGAGCGAGTATTTTAGTCAGGTATCCTAGGACAACAAAACCTAAAAGTGTATACTGTATGTCAGAGTGGTAGACCAttcggcaacatgaaagaggaggatgacaTTGGCGTTTTTCAGCACCTAGGGTGAGTttacatgttttttctacttgcacacacacagaaatcgataacatggacagccacatcatatttagcctACGTTggttggactaaatcgtttttggtatcttttagttgtctctGTATTAGTATAAGCATAagtgattagatgatgttgaaatggtgctggaatagtggaggcagctcctgttttctttgcgacttgcagtaacactccgtggttctaaataaatagttgtttagtggtccgaaaatgtcggaaacattaacttgcttgacaatGCTGAAGGTcaggtaactgtttgttacattcTTTGTGGACTTCGCCAGACAGAGGTTGCTCTTCGGTTTTGTGATTAAACAAAGATGTGGTTGaatgtattctgccactgtgtcttcttactgtctgggcctttaggcctatatatgacggtcgcaaggcatatgaattaacaggttatagagcaaacaactcaattatcacaacacataggctGTATTATGGCTTTTTTCCCCTGGATTGGCTTCCccggtgattttacccacgcaccgctactgtgtAGTTATCGTTTTCATTTACTACTGACCTGTAAACTTCCTTGCATAGTAGGAAACTCCCATCCAGTTGGCGGCGCTGTTGTGTGTTTATGGGATCGCCAGCCATTAGAAAAAATGATTTTATAAAATTCCTTGACTAGAACACGGAAGTAGGATTAGAAAcgagtttgttttgttttggcaaTCATTTAGTGGAGTAAAGAAAGAAATACTGACTGAACTAAATAGGCTACCCAAGTCTCATTCGACTGAAAatgtctaaactacagttgttTCGTATGTTTTTAAATGATCGTTTAATGGCGGCTGCTGTGGAGATTTTCGGGGCAGTTGAGAAAACGGTAGTGGAGTACCAGGAGGAGAATGATCGGCTACGGAGACTGCTGCGGAATCGAATCACACCGGAGATAAAACTATGTAGAATAGGTTAGTATGTAGATCTACTGATAGCTAGCTGTAGCTGTAGGCCCGGTTTCTCAATAGCGATGGAACTTAACCTTGCGAGTGTTTTTACGTTGCATCGTTCCTGTAAGGTTTCCACTAGTTAACACagacacaaagtcaaaattggctatattatataaattcataaaaacaaaaatgtgctttttggtcttcatttaaggttaggcttAAGGTTAAcactggttaaggttaggttttaaaTAACATTTTAAGAAGAGGAATTGAAGAAATgtgcggggtttatgactttttGACTGTGGTAACTTGTGACGACCTTCCTATAACGGCCGAAGATTTCACAtacgtttcccaaaacaccacgcagagagaacgtcGTCGTAGTGCGTCGATAGGCCTACatataggatcgaaagaaaggcagcCCTGCTCCCGGATCAGTTTTCTCTATTAAAATCTTATcttaacatttacattgtttcacaatactga from Coregonus clupeaformis isolate EN_2021a unplaced genomic scaffold, ASM2061545v1 scaf0090, whole genome shotgun sequence harbors:
- the LOC123483361 gene encoding uncharacterized protein LOC123483361 encodes the protein MWNDCGSMLLKAKLGDVQKFVRITEPNLKDFLIAAFAKFGVPAVTEGVKIVDSSGTELDDDVFEDIIKDPSTGVLTIKYDSESVSMVASSEQSQPSSLDTLDSEDTVIISDSPSRKRQRLDTEAKQLVESALTNKTGGERIINEYNRTKSLTDETRRKMVNMLAADMTEMNGSIIMMARVELGTWPGGLKLFREAPPKTGDHHSENQPKDQLVKTCLEDRLSDENPSLFQRLP
- the LOC121558849 gene encoding uncharacterized protein LOC121558849 isoform X2, with the protein product MSKLQLFRMFLNDRLMAAAVEIFGAVEKTVVEYQEENDRLRRLLRNRITPEIKLCRIDSLQLSLAVSHEEVPPEQQHCEQEWSPSLGQEDTEPTQIKEEQEELRTS